In Pelosinus sp. UFO1, one genomic interval encodes:
- a CDS encoding YjcQ family protein, whose product MELDTKQKVLIAIYTEYQKDIPDMASITSSNLGIDHDIFKIALDKLDNEGLVNGLNILKGGYRSIPKQVIIHHAKMSSYGINYVETKLNIQPSLSNKEKVKVVIDRSTEWGWEQLKDIGSKVLSEVIKSHAGI is encoded by the coding sequence ATGGAATTAGATACTAAACAAAAAGTACTAATAGCAATTTACACTGAGTATCAAAAAGATATACCAGATATGGCATCAATTACATCTAGTAATTTAGGGATTGATCACGATATATTTAAAATTGCCTTAGATAAATTAGATAATGAGGGGTTAGTTAATGGATTAAATATTCTTAAAGGCGGATATCGTAGTATTCCAAAACAAGTAATAATTCATCATGCAAAAATGAGCAGCTATGGGATAAATTACGTTGAAACTAAATTAAACATCCAACCATCTTTAAGTAATAAAGAAAAAGTAAAGGTCGTTATAGATCGTTCTACTGAATGGGGATGGGAGCAACTTAAAGATATTGGTTCAAAGGTTTTATCGGAAGTAATTAAATCCCATGCGGGTATTTAA